From Deltaproteobacteria bacterium, one genomic window encodes:
- a CDS encoding gluconokinase — protein MNKGHVVGVDIGTSRCRAVLYETTGRLVAESTRSYSILNPKPGWQEQDPEAVLNAFLACLGEIIERAGPNALLGIGLSCYFHSFMAVDQNNRPLTPCIIWTDTRSRGAARRIAEECDPQSLYRRTGCPLHPMYPICKARWLSDEAPSILLQAHKIVSVKEYIAREVFGEYLVDWSVASGSGMLNIHTLDWDEEAVELAGLRADHLSTVTSTLTRLPRIRSRYAGMLRLKESVPVIIGGADGTLSSIGVGAVGPGEADSMAGTGAAVRVLVPEPRLDEKARTWCYVAAPNRWAVGGVSAAGLIYEWFIREFETAERQEAERRGMNLHQLLDEYVRSVPLGSDGMIFLPFIVGARTPIWNPDARGVLFGLTYHHTSKHILRALMEGVDYNRFSALKAVEEVVGGIDSVRVSGGFVNSRSWLQITADVYGRELLVPEVPQNTAWGAAFMAMLALGLVERLEDIKPMVIIREVVRPDPHAHERYLRFFAKYERLCRKLEDEFGEEADG, from the coding sequence ATGAACAAAGGCCATGTTGTGGGGGTTGATATCGGAACGAGCCGATGCCGTGCGGTGCTTTACGAAACGACTGGCCGTCTGGTGGCCGAGTCCACCCGCTCCTATTCCATCCTAAACCCAAAGCCGGGTTGGCAAGAACAGGATCCAGAGGCTGTTCTAAACGCTTTCCTGGCGTGTCTTGGGGAGATCATCGAACGGGCGGGTCCGAACGCGCTCCTGGGCATCGGGCTGAGCTGTTATTTCCACAGCTTTATGGCAGTGGATCAGAACAACCGTCCTCTCACCCCATGCATCATCTGGACCGACACCCGAAGCCGCGGTGCGGCCCGGCGGATTGCAGAGGAATGCGATCCACAAAGCCTCTACCGCCGCACGGGTTGCCCCCTGCATCCCATGTATCCGATCTGCAAGGCCCGCTGGCTCAGCGACGAAGCCCCCTCCATCCTGCTCCAGGCCCACAAGATCGTCTCCGTGAAGGAATACATCGCCCGTGAGGTATTCGGCGAGTATCTGGTTGACTGGTCGGTCGCCTCCGGCTCGGGTATGTTGAACATTCACACGTTGGATTGGGATGAGGAGGCCGTCGAGCTCGCCGGGCTCCGGGCAGACCACCTTTCGACAGTGACCTCCACCCTGACCCGCTTGCCTCGTATACGATCCAGGTATGCAGGCATGTTACGGCTCAAGGAATCCGTTCCAGTCATCATCGGAGGTGCCGACGGGACCTTATCGAGCATCGGCGTCGGGGCAGTCGGCCCAGGGGAAGCGGACAGCATGGCCGGGACAGGAGCGGCGGTTCGGGTGCTCGTCCCGGAGCCTCGGCTCGATGAGAAGGCGAGAACATGGTGCTACGTGGCGGCGCCGAACAGGTGGGCCGTGGGAGGGGTTTCGGCTGCAGGGCTGATTTACGAGTGGTTCATCCGAGAGTTCGAAACCGCAGAACGGCAGGAGGCTGAGAGGCGGGGCATGAACCTCCACCAGCTCCTCGACGAGTATGTGCGTTCGGTTCCCTTGGGCAGCGACGGCATGATCTTCCTGCCTTTCATCGTGGGAGCCAGAACGCCCATTTGGAATCCAGACGCCCGGGGGGTGCTTTTCGGCTTGACCTATCACCATACGAGCAAGCACATCCTTCGTGCTCTGATGGAGGGAGTAGACTACAACCGGTTCAGTGCACTGAAGGCGGTGGAGGAAGTGGTGGGCGGCATCGATTCGGTACGTGTATCGGGCGGATTCGTGAACTCCAGATCATGGTTGCAGATTACGGCGGACGTATACGGGAGAGAACTCCTGGTACCGGAGGTTCCCCAGAACACGGCATGGGGGGCGGCATTCATGGCCATGCTGGCCCTCGGCCTGGTGGAGCGCCTTGAGGATATCAAACCCATGGTGATCATCCGAGAAGTCGTCCGCCCGGATCCCCATGCCCATGAGCGTTACCTGAGGTTTTTCGCCAAGTACGAGCGGCTCTGCCGGAAACTCGAAGATGAATTCGGAGAGGAAGCAGACGGCTGA
- a CDS encoding cyclase family protein translates to MARRIIDLSYTIEQTMMVYPGLSRPVLEWLAVHEQDGHYASKVTLPIHVGTHIDAPKHFIAGGQSVDGIPLARLVGEAVLVDLSDRDLNRITEANLQEFEDRIKPGLILILDSGTHKKYGTKGFITDYPYVTPEAAGWLVERGIASLGVDMMAIDPLGSVDSPAHHIVLGAGIPIVENLAYLDRLDRQDFLFIGLPLKIGGAEGAPCRAIAVIEEG, encoded by the coding sequence ATGGCAAGAAGGATCATTGACCTTTCTTACACCATCGAGCAGACGATGATGGTCTACCCGGGGTTGTCACGGCCCGTTTTGGAATGGCTGGCCGTTCACGAACAGGACGGCCACTATGCTTCCAAAGTGACGCTTCCCATCCACGTAGGTACCCATATCGATGCCCCTAAACATTTCATCGCAGGCGGCCAGTCCGTGGATGGTATACCCCTGGCAAGACTGGTGGGTGAGGCGGTGTTGGTCGATCTGTCGGACCGAGATCTGAACAGGATCACCGAGGCGAACCTGCAGGAATTCGAGGACCGCATCAAACCGGGCCTGATCCTGATCCTTGACTCAGGCACCCACAAGAAGTACGGCACAAAAGGATTCATTACCGACTATCCATATGTCACTCCCGAGGCCGCCGGCTGGCTGGTAGAGAGGGGGATAGCATCCCTGGGGGTGGATATGATGGCCATCGATCCCCTGGGCAGCGTCGACAGCCCGGCCCACCACATCGTCTTGGGAGCCGGTATACCGATCGTGGAGAATCTGGCCTACCTGGATCGTTTGGATCGCCAGGATTTCCTCTTCATCGGATTGCCCTTGAAGATCGGCGGGGCAGAAGGCGCGCCGTGCCGTGCCATTGCGGTGATCGAGGAAGGATGA
- a CDS encoding IclR family transcriptional regulator has protein sequence MDYTNKSIEKAACILDLFAADTPRLSATEIARRLGTKASIIYPILRTLQTSAYLMRDEDKKYSLGFKFLERANLVLQRLDLHTVAQKYLKKLANTCSVNAHLGILYGYKVLYLHREVGSSNVFIREIVGLSEPAYCTALGKTLLASLPEDEQESYLTRESLVPFTPHTITSPDALRVELGRIRRDGFAISNEEAHEGVVGVAAPVTDFRGRVRAAISISIPRSRWHNEEAELIGTVKETASLLSRDLGASKKDEAFRA, from the coding sequence ATGGACTATACGAACAAGTCGATTGAGAAGGCCGCCTGTATTCTCGATCTATTCGCCGCCGATACACCGAGGTTGAGTGCCACGGAAATAGCGAGGAGACTCGGCACAAAGGCATCGATCATCTATCCCATCTTACGGACGCTTCAGACGTCTGCCTACCTCATGAGAGACGAGGATAAGAAGTACAGTCTCGGGTTCAAGTTTCTCGAGCGAGCCAACCTCGTCCTCCAGCGCCTCGATCTCCACACGGTCGCACAGAAGTATCTCAAGAAGTTGGCCAACACCTGTTCGGTCAACGCACACCTGGGGATCCTATATGGCTACAAGGTGCTCTACCTCCATCGCGAGGTGGGAAGCAGCAACGTGTTTATCCGAGAGATAGTCGGCCTGTCGGAACCGGCCTACTGCACCGCGTTGGGCAAGACGCTGCTCGCCTCTCTGCCCGAGGATGAACAGGAATCCTATCTCACCCGGGAATCGTTGGTGCCGTTCACTCCACACACGATTACCAGTCCGGATGCCTTGCGGGTGGAACTGGGGCGAATCCGCCGGGACGGTTTTGCCATAAGCAATGAGGAAGCGCACGAGGGTGTTGTGGGAGTCGCGGCTCCGGTGACAGACTTCCGAGGCCGGGTTCGGGCTGCCATCAGCATATCTATTCCGAGATCGAGATGGCACAATGAGGAAGCCGAGCTGATAGGCACCGTGAAGGAGACGGCTTCTCTTCTTTCCCGAGATCTGGGTGCATCGAAAAAGGATGAGGCTTTCAGAGCATAG
- a CDS encoding ABC transporter permease yields the protein MDGFTSKQRLKEFASNRTVLVYLALALFVMVAGLIMPRSLGSSSLQTIFREASLLGIVALGQGIVMLSGGLDISVGNMMFFVIVLGGNLMSRHPTMTVPIVLFCLLIGAVVGLVNGLGVAKLKISSIIMTLATSSILYGGVYIFAGGSLSGSADPTLQYIGKKMISNFMPLTGVIWLILAFMAIFVLYRTTFGRKIYATGNNPQAAWLSGINAERVTVASYVICSLTAVFAGLLLLGYLGTPTLRFTDIYTMGSIAAVVLGGIEFFQGVGSIAGTIAGAFIVRFMFTLLVMFRVPEAGRMIAEGLLIITIVAAYRLRGD from the coding sequence ATGGACGGGTTCACCTCGAAGCAGAGGCTCAAAGAATTTGCGAGTAACAGGACGGTTCTGGTCTATCTCGCCCTTGCTCTTTTCGTCATGGTTGCGGGACTGATAATGCCGCGGTCCCTGGGCTCGAGTAGTTTGCAGACCATCTTCCGAGAGGCCTCCCTGTTGGGCATAGTGGCGCTGGGGCAGGGAATCGTCATGCTGAGCGGGGGACTCGATATATCTGTCGGGAACATGATGTTCTTTGTCATCGTGCTCGGCGGTAACTTGATGTCCAGACACCCGACAATGACGGTCCCCATCGTGCTCTTCTGCCTGCTCATAGGTGCGGTGGTGGGTCTGGTGAACGGCCTCGGCGTAGCCAAGCTCAAGATCTCGTCCATCATAATGACCCTTGCAACGAGTTCGATACTCTATGGAGGGGTCTACATATTTGCGGGAGGATCGCTGAGCGGAAGCGCCGATCCGACATTGCAGTATATCGGCAAGAAGATGATATCGAACTTCATGCCCCTCACGGGAGTCATCTGGCTGATTCTGGCTTTCATGGCGATTTTTGTTCTATACAGGACAACCTTCGGGCGAAAGATCTATGCCACGGGAAACAATCCACAGGCCGCATGGCTGTCCGGCATCAACGCCGAGAGGGTGACCGTTGCGTCCTACGTTATCTGCAGCCTGACGGCGGTGTTCGCAGGCTTGCTGCTGTTGGGATATCTGGGAACACCAACCCTCAGGTTTACCGACATCTATACAATGGGGTCGATTGCAGCAGTCGTGTTGGGAGGCATAGAGTTCTTCCAAGGGGTGGGCAGCATTGCCGGTACTATAGCAGGAGCGTTCATTGTACGGTTTATGTTTACCCTGTTGGTCATGTTCCGCGTTCCTGAGGCGGGAAGGATGATTGCCGAAGGCCTGCTGATCATCACCATCGTGGCCGCATACAGGCTCAGAGGTGATTAG
- a CDS encoding substrate-binding domain-containing protein → MLRKRILSMAVVAVLVVGVAWAAVASEVLPEFTTFGEYKKQPPYKIGFAFHGGGISWDIQAVAAFKYIAKNSYGYLIDRLYVTEAQFQVSKQIADIEDLMAKGIDGLVISTVSPTALIPTLDRLYDKGFPVAVVLTQYDGKKYAALRMTDGTEFGRVGAEWLVEQLVKKYGKPKGNLLSLRGVPGAGADVARWDRGAKPVFDKYPEIKIVGMGAGKWAYDEGRRVAASLLAANPNVDGIWSCGGQMSLAAAEVLLEKGLPLIPITGEDYNGFFKFWIKHKPEGFSSVSPTFPSWIATRGLAALMDVLQGETVLRTIWYAPPTITDETVERFVMPDLPDTIWVSTSLPRKVLHEMYGGKKQ, encoded by the coding sequence ATGCTAAGAAAAAGAATCTTATCGATGGCAGTGGTCGCTGTACTGGTGGTCGGGGTTGCATGGGCGGCAGTTGCAAGTGAGGTACTGCCGGAATTCACCACCTTCGGTGAGTACAAGAAGCAGCCCCCTTACAAGATCGGCTTTGCGTTTCATGGAGGGGGTATTTCGTGGGATATTCAAGCCGTAGCCGCTTTCAAGTATATCGCGAAAAACTCCTATGGGTATCTCATTGACCGCCTCTATGTCACGGAAGCGCAGTTCCAGGTCTCGAAGCAGATCGCGGACATCGAGGACCTGATGGCCAAGGGTATCGACGGCCTGGTCATTTCCACGGTCTCACCAACGGCCTTGATACCTACCCTGGATAGGTTGTACGACAAAGGGTTTCCGGTAGCCGTGGTGCTCACCCAGTATGACGGCAAGAAGTACGCTGCCCTGCGGATGACCGACGGCACCGAGTTCGGCAGAGTCGGAGCGGAATGGCTGGTGGAGCAGCTCGTCAAGAAGTACGGAAAGCCCAAAGGAAATCTCCTCTCCCTCCGAGGCGTTCCAGGAGCAGGAGCGGACGTGGCCCGGTGGGACCGCGGAGCAAAGCCCGTCTTCGATAAGTATCCGGAAATAAAGATCGTCGGTATGGGTGCCGGTAAGTGGGCCTATGATGAAGGGAGGAGAGTCGCAGCGAGTCTGCTTGCCGCAAATCCGAACGTAGACGGAATCTGGAGCTGCGGCGGTCAGATGTCGCTGGCTGCAGCCGAGGTGCTCTTGGAAAAGGGGCTTCCCCTCATACCCATTACCGGTGAAGACTACAACGGTTTCTTCAAGTTCTGGATCAAACATAAACCCGAAGGATTCTCAAGTGTTTCTCCCACGTTCCCATCTTGGATCGCCACCAGAGGTCTTGCGGCGCTGATGGATGTGCTCCAGGGGGAAACAGTCTTGAGGACCATCTGGTATGCACCGCCCACGATCACGGACGAGACGGTGGAGAGGTTCGTCATGCCCGATCTCCCGGACACGATTTGGGTGAGCACCTCTCTGCCCAGGAAGGTCCTGCACGAGATGTACGGCGGTAAGAAACAGTAA